Within the Polymorphobacter megasporae genome, the region AACAACAGGTTAGCCGCCTCGAGAACACGCTGGCGCGTTTCCGCCGGGTCGTAACGGCGGGCACGGGTGTCGAGGGCTCGGGTGGCCACGGTCATCCTCATCAGCAAGCCAGAGCAAAAACTATGGCGTCAATCTGAGCCATAGTCAAAAGCATATGACCGGTGGCTGAACGCGGCGGATACCGAGTTATACCGCCTTGGTCACGGCGTATTTCTTCATCGCTTTCTTGACGACGTAGCCACCAAGCGCCGCGACGATCATTCCCTGCGGACCCATGCGCCGCAACACCGTCGGTAGCAGGACACCAATCGCCGCGCCCGCCGGTCCCGACGCGGCGCCCCCGATCGTCCGCGCAATGCTGCGCCCCGCGATCATCGACACTAACCGACCGAGCATGACTGATCTCCACTAACCGATGCGGAAATGCCTATCGCGGGGTGTTGGTTCAATAGTCGCGCTTGAGCCGCAGGTTGACGCTCGTCCCGCCGAGCGTCGCGACGTCCGACAGGATCGACAGCGACCGCGTCAGCGCGACCTCGATCGCGCTCGCCGAATAGCCCTGCGCGTCGGTCGACAGCTCGACGTACAGCCGCCGCCCGATATACTCGCCCGCCGCGATCGACGTCTTGCGCCCGGTAGCAATGTCAGCCGGGAGCACCCGCAGCCGGTCGATCCGCAGCGTTTTGCGCACCGCATTGAACGGGTCGAGCTTGCCGCCCTTGCCGCCGCGCAACGACGCGAGCGCCCCCGCAAGCTGGACCGCCTCGGGGGCCGAAAGCGTTGTGATCGACGTCCCGAACAGCACCCGCGACAGTACCTCGTCCTCGGGGAGCGCCGGGGTCGAGCTGAACTTGATGTCGGGGTGAAGCGCGGTGCCGGTCAGGCTGAGCTGCGCGGTAAACCCCGAACTCGTGTTCTCGGCGGCGAGGTCGATCACCGGGTCGGGCGGATTCTTGCCGTCGAAGCGGACATCGCCGCGGGTCAGGTTGAAGCGCTTGCCGGCGAAGTCGTAGTCGCCGCGCACCATCTTCACGACGCCGGAGAATTCGGGCGCGGTCGCGCGGCCCTTGAGCTTGAGGTCGCCGCGCCATGTCGAGGTCAGGCCGAGCCCGGCGACGTCGACATTGTCGCGCGCCGACGCGGCGATATCGAGCGACCATAAGGTCGGCTTGACGACCCGCGGCGGCGCGCGGCCAAGGAGTTCGACGTTGCGTTCGGTAACCGCGACGACGGGGATGTCGCTCGTCGTGCCGCCGCGCCCGAAGCGGTAGCGCGCGCGGACGATATCGAGCGATCCCGAAATCTTGCCGCCGCTCTCGTCGCTGTGGAGCCGCAGCGTTCCGCTCGCGGTCGCGCGCAAGTCGTCGCGGTTGAGGATCTGGGCGTTGTCGAGCTTCGTCGTGACGTCGACCGGGAAGCCGCGTTCGGCCGACAGGTCGACCCCGCCGCTCCCCGAAATCCTGCCATCCTTGCCGACCGTTCCCGAGAACGCGGCGAGGTCGAGCCGGGAGCCGGTGAAGCGCCCGTAGAGCTTGACGTTGTCGATCACCGTGCCGAGCGCGACGTTCTCGACCCGCCCGCCCGTCACCGCGATCGACCCCGTCAGCCGGGGATCGCCGAGCCGCCCGCCCGCGTCGACCGCCGCGGTGATCGGCCCGCGAACGTCGAGCGCCTCGACTCCGCTGAGCAGCCATACCGCCTCGGCCGGACCCGCGAAGCGCGCCTGCGCGAAGAGCGGCGCGGCGAAGAGCCGGTCTCGCAGGTTTGGCTCGCTGCCGAGCGTCAGTTCGGCCTGCGCGCGCCCCAGCGTCGCGCCGCCGCGGACGACAACTGCACGCGCGCTCGCCGAGGACGCAGAAAGCGCGGCGTTGACCGCGAGGTCGATAGGTTGCGACGACGACGCGAGGCCCGAGCGGCTGAGCCCGGCGATGCGCAGCGCGAGCGATCCGGTCGGCGCGGCGGTGGCGGGCACAGCGAAGGCGATCGTCCCCGACGCGTGCCCGGCGAAGTTGTAGCCGGGGTCGAACAGCGTCAGCAGCGACAGGCCGAGATTGTCGAGGCGGACCGAACCGCTGAGTCCGCTGCCGAAGCTCCCGGCAAGTTCGACGCGGCCATCGGGAGTCTGGACGACGACTGGAGCGAGCCGCCACGCCGCTCCGCCGCGGTCGACCTGCGCGCGGTGGTCGAGCGTCAGCTTGCGCCCGTCGACCGTTGCCGCCGCACCGATATCGAGGTGGTCGGCCGATCCTCGTGCGTCGATGGTGGCGTTGAACGGGACCCCGGCGACCCCGGCGAGCGCGAGCGTCGCAGTGCCGCGCCCGGTGGCGTCGGCGATCGTCCCGGACAGCGTCGCCAGCGTCGTCCCGGCAGTGCGGACATCACCGAGCGCGAACTTGGCGTCGATCGACGGCTCGCCCGGCCCGGCGACGATCCGCGCGGTGACGTTGCCACGCCCGATCGCGACGCCGCCGAGCCGGGCATTGGCGGCGGCGAGGACGACGTCGCCGCGTTGCGCCGATCCGGCAGGCGCGAGGACGAGGCTCCCGTTCAACCCCGCGCCGCCGACCGCGAGCCGCCCGGTGACGAGCGCATCGGCATCGGGCACCAGCGTTCCGCGCAGGGTCACACCGGCAGCGGCGGCATCGACGTCGATCGCGGCTCCGCTGGTCCGGATCAATGCGTTCGCCGTCGCCGGACCGATCGCCGAGCCGCCGCGCGCCGCAACTCGCCAGCCATCGGGGGCCTCTACCGCGTGCGCTGTGACGGCGGTCAGGCCGAAGCCCGGTGCAGGGAGGGCGACGTCGACCACCGGCGAATCGAGCTGCCCGGCAAGGTCGATCGTCGCCGCGCCATAGGTCTTCGACGCGCCGCGAGTGACGAGATGGACGCTGCCGTCGGGCGCGCGCGTGCCGCTCCCCGATTGCTCGAATCCCGGCGCGATTAGGCGGAGGTCGGTGAAACGCATCGACAGGTCGGGGGCGACGTCGATCGTCGTCGTCACCACCGGCAGCCCGGCGAAGATGCTGCGGAAGAAGCCGCCGTCGATCTGCGTCGCGGCGGCACGAACGGTGCCGGCGACGCGCGTCCCCCCGGTTGCGTCAGGGGCGATGCGCACCTTCGCGGCGACGTCGGCGATTCCGATCTCACCGATCCTGAAGTGCGGCAGCCGTCCATCGAAGCCGACCGCATAATCGCCATCGCCGAGGCCGAGCCGCAGCGTCATCGTCCCCGCGATCCGCGCGCTCTGCACCGCGAGTGCGGGCGACGTGACCTGCCCGTTCTCGACCGCCAAGGCCCCTGTTATCCGTAGGTTAGCCAGCAGCGGTGCAATGTCCGGCCCCACGTTCTCGACCCGCGCGGCGGTCGCGACGATCGGGATACTGTGCCCGTTTGTACGCCCGGTCGCGCGGAAACCGACGAAGCCGGTCGGCCCCCACGCGAACGCCGGACTGGTCAGCACATAGTCGATCGCCGGGCTCGCGAACGTCCCGCCGACGGTCGCGTTCAAGGCAATATCACGCCCGCTAAGGCGCGGCAGGAACGCGGCCGGCTTGAGCAGGCGCGCCTCGACCCGGAGGCGGTCGAAGGTCTCGTTGCCGAAGTCGGCGCTGCCGCTCGCGGTCGCCGCGATGACCGGCGAGGCGGCGGCAAGGGTCCCGCTGAGCACCCGCTCGACCACGCGCACATCGGCCCGCACACGCACGATCGGCGACGTCACACGGGCTAACCCACCGCCGAACATCGACGACGGCGCCGTCGTCCCGGTCACGACGAAACGTCCCGCGTTCGCCGCCAGCGCGAGGTCGGCGAGCTGCACCCGCCCAAGCCGCGCGGTCGCACTGCCGTGCCAGTCTTGCCACGTCCCCTTGCCACCGACCGTCAGCTCAAACGGCGCAGCGAACCCCGCCAGCCGCGCGATCGTACCGTGCGCCGGGGCGGCGATCGTCGCGGCGAGGTCGAGCGCATCGCGGTCGGGGACGGCGTCGAGGTGGACACGGATTACGTCGCCGCCGATTGCGCTCGTCGCGGCGGCATCGACCCGCGCTCGGCCCTTGCGGATGTCGGCCGAGCCGCCGAGCGCGATCGTCTCGGCGATGCCGGTGACCGGGGCGGCGAGGACCAGCCGGTCGATCCGCAGCCGGTCGACGACGATATCGATGCCGGGCAGCACGCGCTTGTCGGCGCTCGGGCGGAGCCTTGGCCGGCGCAGCACGATCGCGTCGCTCGCCACCGCCGACCGCACGCTGAGCCGGTTGTCGATCAGCGCGAGCGGCCGCCAGTCGAGGTCGAGCAACGGCACCCGCGCGAACACGCCGTCAGGGTCGCCGAGCGTCAGGTCGTGGAGCCGCGCATGACCGAAGATGTCGCCCTCGATCCGCCCGACGCCGACGCGCAACCCCGACTTCGGCGCGTACAGCCCGAGCAGCCGCACCACGGCGCCGCGCCCCGACTCGCTCGCAAGATACAGCCGCCCGCCCCAGACCAGCCCCGCCAGCGCGAGCGCGACGACCATGATCCAGGTGACGAGGCGGACGTGGCGCTTGACCCAGCCGGTCGGCTTGCGCGCCATCAGAACGCCTGCCCGATCGACACGTAGAACTGGACGCGGGCGTCGCCCTTCTGCGGGTTGATCGGCGTCGCGACGTCGATCCGGACCGGGCCGAAGCTCGTATAATATCGTGCGCCGATGCCCGCGCCGTAGCGGACGTCGCGGAAGCGCGGGATCGTCGCGGTGTCGATCTCGCCTGCGTCGAAGAACGGCACGACGCCGAAGTCGCCGAGCCGGAAGCGCGCCTCGACGCTCGCCTCGGCAATCGAGTCACCGCCGCGCGGGCTACCGTCGGCGTCCTTCGGCCCGACCGCCTGATAGCCGTAGCCACGGACCGACCCGCCGCCGCCGGCGTAGAAGCGCCGCGACGGCGCGATGTCGCCCTTCGACGCCCCGGCGATCGTCCCGAGATGCCCGCGCGCGGCGAAGGTGATGCGGTCGGTGAGCGGGACGTACTTGGTCGCCTCAACCTGAAGCTTGACGTAGGGGAACGTGCCGCTGGCGAACGACAGTTCAGGCGAGGCGCGCCCGGTCAGGCGGAAGCCGCGCGTCGGATCGAGCAGGTTGTTCGACCCGTCGTACGTCAGGCTCGCCGGGGTCGCGGCGATATAATAGGTCTTGAGCGGGTTGCCCGGCGCGCTCTTGTCGCGTTCGATCGAGATCAGCGCCTGCGTGCCGAGCGAATAATACCACTGCTTCTGCCAGATCAGGTTGGTCTCGCGCTCGATCGTCGCGCCGACCTGGATCGTCCGCGCATTGAACGCGTCCTGCGTCGCCGAATCGCCGAAGATGTCGAAGACCAATGTCGTGTCGCGCGACCGCCAGTTCTGGCGGCGCAGTTCGGCCCCGAGCAGCTGCTCGTGCTCGGCGGCGATCGCGCGGAAGGTCACCGCGCCGTTCGGCGGCAGCAGGTTGCGATGCTCCCAGCTCGCCTCGAGCCGCGCGCCTTGCGAGGTCGAATAGCCCCCCGTCGCGGCGACGGTGCGGAGCGGCGCGGTGTCGGTATGGACGACGACGTCGATCGTCTCGCCGCCGCCGGGCGCCGGCCCCGCGGCTATGGGCGCGAGCGTCACCCCG harbors:
- a CDS encoding translocation/assembly module TamB domain-containing protein codes for the protein MARKPTGWVKRHVRLVTWIMVVALALAGLVWGGRLYLASESGRGAVVRLLGLYAPKSGLRVGVGRIEGDIFGHARLHDLTLGDPDGVFARVPLLDLDWRPLALIDNRLSVRSAVASDAIVLRRPRLRPSADKRVLPGIDIVVDRLRIDRLVLAAPVTGIAETIALGGSADIRKGRARVDAAATSAIGGDVIRVHLDAVPDRDALDLAATIAAPAHGTIARLAGFAAPFELTVGGKGTWQDWHGSATARLGRVQLADLALAANAGRFVVTGTTAPSSMFGGGLARVTSPIVRVRADVRVVERVLSGTLAAASPVIAATASGSADFGNETFDRLRVEARLLKPAAFLPRLSGRDIALNATVGGTFASPAIDYVLTSPAFAWGPTGFVGFRATGRTNGHSIPIVATAARVENVGPDIAPLLANLRITGALAVENGQVTSPALAVQSARIAGTMTLRLGLGDGDYAVGFDGRLPHFRIGEIGIADVAAKVRIAPDATGGTRVAGTVRAAATQIDGGFFRSIFAGLPVVTTTIDVAPDLSMRFTDLRLIAPGFEQSGSGTRAPDGSVHLVTRGASKTYGAATIDLAGQLDSPVVDVALPAPGFGLTAVTAHAVEAPDGWRVAARGGSAIGPATANALIRTSGAAIDVDAAAAGVTLRGTLVPDADALVTGRLAVGGAGLNGSLVLAPAGSAQRGDVVLAAANARLGGVAIGRGNVTARIVAGPGEPSIDAKFALGDVRTAGTTLATLSGTIADATGRGTATLALAGVAGVPFNATIDARGSADHLDIGAAATVDGRKLTLDHRAQVDRGGAAWRLAPVVVQTPDGRVELAGSFGSGLSGSVRLDNLGLSLLTLFDPGYNFAGHASGTIAFAVPATAAPTGSLALRIAGLSRSGLASSSQPIDLAVNAALSASSASARAVVVRGGATLGRAQAELTLGSEPNLRDRLFAAPLFAQARFAGPAEAVWLLSGVEALDVRGPITAAVDAGGRLGDPRLTGSIAVTGGRVENVALGTVIDNVKLYGRFTGSRLDLAAFSGTVGKDGRISGSGGVDLSAERGFPVDVTTKLDNAQILNRDDLRATASGTLRLHSDESGGKISGSLDIVRARYRFGRGGTTSDIPVVAVTERNVELLGRAPPRVVKPTLWSLDIAASARDNVDVAGLGLTSTWRGDLKLKGRATAPEFSGVVKMVRGDYDFAGKRFNLTRGDVRFDGKNPPDPVIDLAAENTSSGFTAQLSLTGTALHPDIKFSSTPALPEDEVLSRVLFGTSITTLSAPEAVQLAGALASLRGGKGGKLDPFNAVRKTLRIDRLRVLPADIATGRKTSIAAGEYIGRRLYVELSTDAQGYSASAIEVALTRSLSILSDVATLGGTSVNLRLKRDY
- a CDS encoding autotransporter assembly complex protein TamA, encoding MIVCSAGVRAALAVGGCWAGLGWASVVVAQGTAAQGTVTQGTAPQIGPPDTLAPRPGITVPWPDAAAAPGAAAPEAVTSGDVRYTVALTGLDDRLAPRFRTESALFKGRGAVANLAQINRRAADDRDLIDLLLRSLGYYGGRTVTTIVQGNAPGTPVAVTLAVDPGPLYHVAEVRLTLPPNTPAGLVEGGIGVKAGDPLGAAAIAAGQDGLKAYLSVRGHPFATIDPPEIEVDHATRTATLTQHVDPGAAGRFGRIRVDGKSVVGQAGIERLARWHPGDPYTATDLDDLRRALIATGLVGGVTLAPIAAGPAPGGGETIDVVVHTDTAPLRTVAATGGYSTSQGARLEASWEHRNLLPPNGAVTFRAIAAEHEQLLGAELRRQNWRSRDTTLVFDIFGDSATQDAFNARTIQVGATIERETNLIWQKQWYYSLGTQALISIERDKSAPGNPLKTYYIAATPASLTYDGSNNLLDPTRGFRLTGRASPELSFASGTFPYVKLQVEATKYVPLTDRITFAARGHLGTIAGASKGDIAPSRRFYAGGGGSVRGYGYQAVGPKDADGSPRGGDSIAEASVEARFRLGDFGVVPFFDAGEIDTATIPRFRDVRYGAGIGARYYTSFGPVRIDVATPINPQKGDARVQFYVSIGQAF